Proteins from one Streptococcus mitis B6 genomic window:
- a CDS encoding aromatic acid exporter family protein, producing the protein MSISQRTTKLILATCLACFLAYFLNLSSAVSAGIIALLSLSDTRRSTLKLARNRLFSMLLALVIGVLAFHLSGFHIWSLGLYLALYVPLAYKMGWEIGITPSSVLVSHLLVQESTSPDLLVNECLLFAIGTGFALLVNLYMPSREEKIHRYHTLVEEKLKDILQRFKYYLSRGDGRNRAQLVKELDTLLEEALRLVYLDHSDHLFHQTDYHIHYFEMRQRQSRILRNMAQQINTCHLAASESLILAQLFSKIAGQLSQTNPASDLLDEIERYLEVFRNRSLPKTREEFETRATLLQLLREAKTFIQVKVDFYQKYGQ; encoded by the coding sequence ATGTCTATTAGCCAACGTACGACCAAGCTCATCTTAGCTACCTGTCTTGCCTGCTTTCTTGCTTATTTTCTCAATCTCTCCTCAGCTGTTTCAGCTGGAATCATCGCCCTCTTGAGCCTATCCGATACCCGTAGAAGTACCTTAAAACTGGCCCGCAATCGCCTCTTTTCCATGCTTCTAGCTTTGGTTATCGGAGTTCTGGCTTTTCACTTGAGCGGATTTCATATCTGGAGCCTTGGCCTCTATCTAGCCCTTTATGTGCCTCTAGCCTACAAGATGGGCTGGGAAATTGGTATCACACCAAGTAGCGTTTTGGTTAGCCATCTCTTGGTGCAAGAGTCAACCTCTCCAGACCTCCTAGTCAACGAATGCCTTCTCTTTGCTATCGGTACAGGATTTGCTTTACTGGTCAATCTCTACATGCCTTCACGAGAAGAGAAAATTCATCGCTACCACACATTGGTAGAAGAAAAGTTAAAAGATATTCTCCAGCGCTTCAAATATTATTTATCCAGAGGGGACGGACGCAACCGAGCACAGTTGGTTAAAGAATTGGACACCCTTTTGGAAGAAGCCCTCAGACTGGTCTATTTGGATCACTCAGACCACCTCTTTCACCAGACTGATTACCATATTCACTACTTTGAGATGAGACAGCGACAAAGTCGCATTCTGCGAAATATGGCCCAGCAAATCAATACCTGTCACCTAGCTGCCAGTGAGAGCCTGATTTTGGCCCAACTCTTTTCAAAAATTGCAGGTCAACTGAGCCAGACCAATCCTGCTTCTGATTTACTAGATGAAATTGAACGCTATCTAGAAGTCTTCCGCAACCGCAGTCTGCCCAAGACAAGAGAAGAATTTGAAACCCGCGCCACGCTCCTCCAACTCCTACGTGAAGCCAAAACCTTCATCCAAGTAAAAGTTGATTTTTACCAAAAATATGGACAGTAA
- the asp5 gene encoding accessory Sec system protein Asp5 encodes MIEILIVLAIVLSLALIVLVTIQPRQNQLFSMDATSNIGKPSYWQSNTLVKVLTLLVSLALFVLLLAFMVITYK; translated from the coding sequence ATGATTGAAATACTGATTGTTTTAGCTATTGTCCTCTCTCTCGCTTTGATTGTATTGGTAACTATACAACCCCGTCAAAATCAACTATTTTCAATGGATGCGACCAGTAATATTGGTAAACCAAGCTACTGGCAGAGCAATACCTTGGTCAAGGTTCTTACTTTATTGGTGAGTTTGGCTTTATTCGTTTTACTATTAGCCTTTATGGTAATAACTTACAAATAA
- the asp4 gene encoding accessory Sec system protein Asp4, which translates to MSDEDLFYKDIEGRMEELKQKPIKKEKETRGEKISKTFSLILGLMILIGLLFTLLGILR; encoded by the coding sequence ATGTCAGATGAAGATTTATTTTACAAAGATATTGAAGGTCGTATGGAAGAGTTGAAACAAAAACCGATCAAGAAAGAAAAAGAAACCCGAGGTGAAAAGATTAGTAAGACTTTTTCACTCATCTTGGGTTTAATGATTCTGATTGGTTTGCTCTTTACTTTGTTGGGAATTTTGAGGTAG
- the gtfB gene encoding accessory Sec system glycosylation chaperone GtfB, which produces MIELYDRYSQESRDLHESLVATGLSQLGVVIDADGFLPDGLVSPFTYYLGYEKGKPLYFNQVSVPAFWEISGNNQSARIEDMTQERAVIHYADGMQARLVKQVDWKDLEGRVRQVDHYNRFGACFATTTYSADSEPVMTVYQDVNGQEVLLENHVTGDILLTLPGQSMRYFTNRVEFLTFFLQDLELDKHQIVFNTLATAFLVSFHHPDKSGSDVLVWQEPLYDAIPGNMQLILESDDVRTKKIIIPNKATYERALELTDEKYHDQFVHLGYHYQFKRDNFLRRDALILTNSDQIEQVEAIVDALPDVTFRIAAVTEMSSRLLDMLRYPNVVLYQNASPQKIQELYQLSDIYLDINHSNELLQAVRQAFEHNLLILGFNQTVHNRLYIAPEHLFESSEVSALVETIKLALSDVEQMSLALGKQGQHANYVDLVRYQETMQTVLGG; this is translated from the coding sequence ATGATTGAACTTTATGATCGTTACAGTCAGGAAAGTCGAGATTTACATGAAAGCCTAGTAGCTACTGGTCTTTCTCAACTTGGAGTGGTCATCGATGCAGATGGTTTTCTGCCTGATGGTCTGGTATCTCCTTTTACTTATTATCTTGGATATGAAAAGGGAAAACCTCTTTATTTTAATCAAGTATCTGTTCCAGCTTTTTGGGAAATTTCAGGAAATAATCAGTCTGCTCGTATTGAGGATATGACACAGGAGAGGGCTGTCATTCATTATGCTGATGGAATGCAGGCGCGTTTGGTTAAACAGGTAGATTGGAAAGACTTGGAAGGCAGAGTACGCCAAGTTGATCATTACAATCGCTTTGGAGCTTGCTTTGCTACAACGACCTATAGCGCAGATAGTGAGCCGGTGATGACGGTTTACCAAGATGTCAATGGTCAGGAGGTGTTACTTGAAAACCATGTGACGGGTGATATCTTATTGACCTTACCTGGTCAGTCCATGCGTTACTTTACCAATCGAGTAGAATTTCTCACCTTCTTTTTACAAGATTTGGAGCTAGATAAGCATCAGATTGTCTTTAATACCTTAGCGACTGCTTTCTTGGTTTCCTTCCATCATCCAGATAAGTCTGGATCAGATGTTTTGGTTTGGCAGGAACCTCTCTATGATGCCATTCCAGGCAATATGCAGTTGATTTTGGAAAGCGATGATGTGCGTACTAAGAAAATCATTATTCCCAACAAGGCGACTTATGAGCGCGCTTTAGAGTTGACTGACGAGAAATACCATGATCAGTTTGTGCACTTGGGTTACCATTACCAGTTTAAACGCGATAATTTCCTAAGACGAGATGCCTTAATCTTGACTAATTCCGATCAGATTGAGCAAGTGGAAGCAATTGTAGATGCCTTGCCTGATGTCACTTTCCGCATTGCAGCGGTGACTGAGATGTCTTCTAGGCTCTTAGACATGCTTCGCTATCCTAATGTGGTCCTTTACCAGAATGCTAGTCCACAGAAGATTCAGGAGCTCTATCAATTGTCGGATATTTATTTGGATATAAACCATAGCAATGAGTTGTTGCAGGCAGTACGTCAGGCCTTTGAACACAATCTCTTGATTCTTGGATTTAATCAGACAGTGCACAATAGACTTTATATCGCTCCAGAACATTTGTTTGAAAGTAGTGAAGTTTCTGCTTTGGTTGAGACCATTAAACTGGCTCTTTCAGATGTTGAACAAATGAGTCTGGCGCTTGGGAAGCAAGGCCAACATGCAAATTATGTTGACTTGGTACGATATCAGGAAACCATGCAAACTGTTTTAGGAGGCTAA
- the gtfA gene encoding accessory Sec system glycosyltransferase GtfA: MTIYNINLGIGWASSGVEYAQAYRAGIFRSLNLHSKFIFTDMILADNIQHLTANIGFDDEQVIWLYNHFTDIKIAPTSVTVADVLATFDGVESCREKNGKVLRIFFADQDKFVTCYLVDEDKDLVQHVEYVFKGNLIRKDYFSYTRYCSEYFAPKDNVAALYQRTFYNEDGTPAYDILMNQGKEEVYRFKDKIFYGKPAFMRAFMKSLNLNKSDLVILDRETGIGQVVFEEAQAAHLAVVVHAEHYSENATNGDYILWNNYYDYQFTNADKVDFFIVSTDRQNEVLQEQFAKYTQHQPKIVTIPVGSIDSLTESSQGRKPFSLITASRLAKEKHIDWLVKAVIEARKEIPKLTFDIYGSGGEDSLLRDIIATHQAEDYIQLKGHAELSQIYSQYEVYLTASTSEGFGLTLMEAIGSGLPLIGFDVPYGNQTFIEDGQNGYLIPSSSDHVEDQIKQAFSTKICQLYQENRLEAMRTHSYQIAEGFLTEEILEKWKKAVEEVLHD, encoded by the coding sequence ATGACAATTTACAATATAAATTTAGGAATTGGCTGGGCCAGTAGCGGTGTAGAATATGCTCAGGCCTATCGTGCCGGTATTTTTCGAAGTTTGAATTTACACTCTAAATTTATCTTTACAGATATGATTCTAGCTGATAATATTCAGCATCTGACAGCCAATATTGGTTTTGATGATGAGCAAGTGATTTGGCTTTATAATCATTTCACAGATATCAAGATTGCACCGACTAGTGTAACAGTGGCTGATGTCTTGGCTACTTTTGATGGTGTTGAAAGTTGTAGAGAAAAGAATGGCAAGGTTTTGCGTATCTTCTTTGCTGACCAAGATAAGTTTGTCACCTGTTATTTGGTTGATGAGGACAAGGACTTGGTTCAACATGTGGAGTATGTATTTAAGGGGAACTTGATTCGGAAGGATTACTTTTCTTATACGCGTTATTGTAGCGAATACTTTGCTCCCAAGGACAATGTTGCAGCGTTATACCAACGAACTTTTTACAATGAAGACGGGACTCCGGCCTATGATATCTTGATGAATCAAGGAAAGGAAGAAGTTTACCGTTTTAAGGATAAGATTTTCTATGGAAAGCCAGCCTTCATGCGTGCTTTTATGAAATCCTTGAATTTGAACAAGTCTGATTTAGTCATTCTGGATAGAGAGACAGGTATTGGACAGGTTGTGTTTGAGGAAGCACAGGCAGCGCATTTAGCGGTAGTCGTTCACGCGGAGCATTATAGTGAAAATGCTACAAATGGGGATTACATCCTCTGGAACAACTATTATGACTATCAGTTTACCAATGCGGATAAGGTTGACTTCTTTATCGTGTCAACTGACAGACAGAATGAAGTGTTACAAGAGCAATTTGCCAAATACACCCAGCATCAACCAAAGATTGTTACCATTCCTGTTGGTAGTATTGATTCCTTGACTGAGTCAAGTCAAGGGCGCAAGCCATTTTCATTGATTACGGCTTCGCGTCTTGCCAAAGAAAAACACATTGACTGGTTGGTCAAGGCGGTCATTGAAGCTCGCAAGGAAATCCCTAAATTAACCTTTGATATTTATGGTAGTGGTGGAGAGGATTCTCTGCTTAGAGATATTATTGCAACTCATCAGGCTGAGGATTATATCCAACTCAAGGGACATGCGGAACTTTCGCAGATTTATAGCCAGTATGAAGTCTACTTGACGGCTTCAACCAGCGAAGGCTTTGGTTTGACCTTGATGGAAGCTATTGGTTCAGGTCTCCCTCTCATCGGTTTTGATGTGCCTTATGGTAATCAGACTTTTATAGAGGATGGGCAAAATGGTTATCTGATTCCAAGTTCATCTGACCATGTAGAAGACCAAATCAAGCAAGCTTTTTCAACTAAGATTTGTCAATTGTATCAAGAAAATCGTTTGGAAGCTATGCGTACCCATTCTTATCAAATTGCAGAAGGCTTCTTAACCGAAGAAATTTTAGAAAAGTGGAAAAAAGCAGTAGAGGAGGTGCTCCATGATTGA
- the secA2 gene encoding accessory Sec system translocase SecA2, whose protein sequence is MFRRLGQDFQLRKVKKILKRINSLKGKMSSLSDQELVAKTVEFRQRLSKGESLDDLLVEAFAVVREADKRILGMFPYDVQVMGAIVMHYGNVAEMNTGEGKTLTATMPVYLNALSGQGVMVVTPNEYLSKRDAEEMGQVYRFLGLTIGVPFTGDPKKEMKAEEKKLIYASDIIYTTKSNLGFDYLNDNLASNKEGKFLRPFNYVIIDEIDDILLDSAQTPLIIAGSPRVQSNYYAIIDTLVTTLVEGEDYIFKEEKEEVWLTTKGAKSAESFLGIDNLYEEEHASFARHLVYAIRAHKLFTKDKDYIIRGNEMVLVDKGTGRLMEMTKLQGGLHQAIEAKEHVKLSPETRAMASITYQSLFKMFKKVSGMTGTGKVAEKEFLETYNMAVIRIPTNRPKQRIDYPDNLYVTLPEKVYASLEYIKEYHAKGNPLLVFVGSVEMSQLYSSLLLREGIAHNVLNANNAAREAQIIAESGQMGAVTVATSMAGRGTDIKLGKGVAELGGLIVIGTERMESQRIDLQIRGRSGRQGDPGMSKFFVSLEDDVIKKFGPSWVHKKYKDYQVQDMTQPEILKGRKYRNLVERAQHASDSAGRTARRQTLEYAESMNIQRDMVYKERNRLIDGSRDLEDVVVDIIERYTEKVAAEHYASRELLFHFIVTNISFHVKEIPDNLDLSNQKQVRSFIRQVVNRELSEKKELLEQHDLYEQYLRLSLLKAIDDNWVEQVDYLQQLSMAIGGQSAAQKNPIVEYYQEAYAGFETMKEQIRADMVRNLLMGLVEVTQKGEIVTHFP, encoded by the coding sequence GTGTTTAGACGTTTAGGTCAAGATTTCCAGCTTAGGAAAGTGAAAAAGATTTTAAAGAGGATCAATAGCTTAAAAGGCAAGATGTCCTCTCTTTCGGATCAAGAATTGGTCGCTAAAACAGTGGAGTTTCGTCAGCGTCTTTCCAAGGGAGAAAGTCTAGATGACCTTTTAGTAGAAGCTTTTGCAGTGGTGCGTGAAGCAGACAAGCGGATTTTAGGGATGTTCCCCTATGATGTTCAGGTCATGGGAGCTATTGTCATGCACTACGGAAATGTTGCTGAGATGAACACAGGGGAAGGGAAAACCCTAACAGCCACCATGCCGGTCTATTTGAACGCTCTTTCAGGTCAAGGTGTGATGGTTGTTACGCCTAATGAGTATTTATCAAAGCGGGATGCAGAGGAAATGGGCCAAGTTTATCGTTTCCTAGGCTTGACTATTGGGGTCCCATTTACAGGGGATCCAAAGAAGGAAATGAAAGCAGAAGAAAAGAAACTGATCTATGCTTCGGATATCATTTACACAACCAAAAGTAATTTAGGTTTTGATTACCTAAATGATAATTTGGCTTCGAATAAAGAAGGTAAGTTTTTGCGACCTTTTAACTATGTCATTATTGATGAAATTGATGATATCTTACTTGATAGTGCACAAACTCCTTTGATTATTGCGGGTTCTCCCCGTGTTCAGTCGAATTACTATGCAATTATTGATACACTGGTGACAACGCTGGTCGAGGGAGAAGATTATATTTTCAAAGAGGAGAAGGAGGAGGTCTGGCTTACTACTAAGGGGGCCAAGTCTGCTGAAAGTTTCCTAGGAATTGACAACTTATATGAGGAAGAACATGCGTCCTTTGCTCGTCACTTAGTCTATGCAATTCGAGCTCATAAGCTCTTTACTAAAGATAAGGACTATATCATTCGTGGAAATGAGATGGTATTGGTGGATAAAGGGACTGGTCGTTTAATGGAAATGACCAAACTGCAGGGAGGTCTCCATCAGGCCATTGAAGCCAAGGAACACGTGAAGTTGTCTCCTGAAACGAGGGCCATGGCCTCCATCACCTATCAGAGTCTCTTTAAGATGTTTAAAAAAGTATCTGGGATGACGGGGACAGGAAAGGTAGCAGAAAAAGAATTTCTTGAGACTTATAATATGGCTGTTATTCGGATTCCAACCAATCGTCCTAAGCAACGGATTGACTATCCCGATAATCTCTATGTGACTTTACCAGAGAAAGTGTATGCGTCTTTAGAATACATCAAAGAGTATCATGCTAAGGGAAATCCCTTACTCGTTTTTGTTGGATCAGTTGAAATGTCTCAACTTTATTCATCTCTATTGCTCCGTGAAGGGATTGCCCACAATGTTCTCAATGCTAATAATGCTGCGCGTGAGGCCCAAATTATCGCTGAATCAGGTCAGATGGGGGCCGTAACAGTTGCAACTTCTATGGCCGGACGTGGGACGGATATCAAACTTGGTAAGGGTGTTGCAGAGCTTGGTGGCTTGATTGTCATTGGTACGGAGCGGATGGAAAGTCAACGGATTGACCTTCAAATCCGTGGACGTTCTGGCCGTCAGGGTGATCCAGGCATGAGTAAGTTTTTTGTGTCTCTAGAAGATGATGTTATTAAGAAATTTGGTCCATCTTGGGTTCACAAGAAGTATAAAGATTATCAAGTTCAAGATATGACGCAACCAGAAATTCTCAAAGGTCGTAAGTATCGTAACCTGGTTGAAAGGGCTCAACATGCTAGTGACAGCGCAGGTCGCACTGCCCGTCGTCAGACCTTAGAGTATGCTGAGAGTATGAATATCCAACGCGATATGGTTTACAAGGAACGCAATCGTTTAATTGATGGTTCTCGTGACTTAGAGGATGTAGTTGTGGATATCATTGAGAGATATACAGAAAAGGTAGCGGCTGAACACTATGCCAGTCGTGAATTGTTGTTTCACTTTATTGTTACCAATATCAGTTTCCATGTAAAGGAAATTCCAGATAATCTAGACTTATCTAATCAGAAACAAGTCCGCTCCTTTATTCGACAAGTTGTGAATAGAGAACTCTCTGAAAAGAAGGAATTACTGGAACAACATGACTTGTATGAACAGTATTTACGACTCTCTCTACTTAAGGCTATCGATGATAACTGGGTGGAACAAGTAGACTACCTCCAACAGTTATCTATGGCTATCGGTGGTCAATCTGCTGCACAGAAAAACCCAATTGTAGAATATTATCAAGAAGCCTATGCAGGTTTTGAAACGATGAAAGAGCAAATTCGTGCGGATATGGTACGGAATCTCTTGATGGGGCTGGTTGAGGTCACTCAAAAAGGTGAAATCGTGACTCATTTTCCATAA
- the asp3 gene encoding accessory Sec system protein Asp3, translating into MIITQRQSIHWGEVGGTYMYGSTVSYYPDKSVRLYNPLLPSGEILKTWFSSVNYQAARTQPQLPLLKRNQEYQLSLVFDCQPENGVYTKITFFDRYGDILEEKVEKVKDFIFTYPEDSYTYQVSLLSAGFESLTFYHFSIKEIRSV; encoded by the coding sequence ATGATTATCACACAGAGACAGTCCATTCATTGGGGAGAAGTTGGTGGGACTTATATGTACGGATCAACTGTATCTTATTACCCTGACAAAAGTGTCCGTCTGTATAATCCTCTATTGCCATCTGGTGAAATTCTTAAGACTTGGTTTTCTAGTGTCAATTATCAGGCTGCACGGACTCAGCCCCAGCTTCCCCTACTAAAAAGAAATCAGGAATATCAACTATCACTGGTTTTTGATTGTCAGCCTGAAAATGGGGTTTATACCAAGATAACTTTTTTTGACCGCTATGGTGATATTTTAGAAGAAAAGGTAGAAAAAGTGAAAGATTTCATATTTACTTATCCAGAAGATAGTTATACTTATCAAGTTTCTCTTTTAAGTGCTGGTTTTGAATCCTTAACTTTTTATCATTTTTCTATCAAGGAGATTAGAAGTGTTTAG
- the asp2 gene encoding accessory Sec system protein Asp2, which translates to MSKELNILQIGLANWGNHYDIPENMSWYHFYPNSSKALREIIDKEDISRFHAVLIEDGQYAKDLFSFVKYFEPYTLFYNQNLQINDREVVNFLKKRCAQAIDFSSPQQLINDLSTSLFGGGYGDKLFPSTIQVNPNFTGAISYQGLDYVSLEGEFGDTFSQLAYWSYNIMVSKNLPIELWLEYEKQGNCELRLVIRKIWSGSVDDVFEETIVTENDLENALIMENKEGDCYLAISVEARGHGTIKLGNLHQRWSRKQFGKFVLGGNILHDSKRDEINYFFHPGNFKPPLAVYFAGYRPAEGFEGYFMMKNLGCPFILFSDPRLEGGAFYLGTDELEGKVKETIAHYLDYLGFDRKDLILSGLSMGTFPALYYGASFEPHAIIVGKPLANLGTIASRGRLDAPGVSNLAFDCLIHHTGGTSWQDMTELDQRFWKIFKQANFSKTTFGLSYMKDEEMDPQAYEKLVTYLCNTGAKILSKGTAGRHNDDTDTNVAWFIHFYRMVLASGFGREKE; encoded by the coding sequence ATGTCAAAGGAACTTAATATTTTACAGATAGGACTTGCCAATTGGGGAAATCACTATGACATACCTGAAAATATGAGTTGGTATCATTTTTACCCAAACTCATCAAAAGCCCTTCGTGAAATAATTGACAAAGAGGATATTAGCCGTTTTCATGCAGTTTTAATAGAAGATGGTCAATATGCCAAAGACTTATTTTCCTTTGTAAAATATTTTGAACCTTATACTTTGTTCTATAACCAGAATCTACAAATAAATGATAGAGAGGTTGTGAATTTTCTAAAAAAACGATGTGCACAAGCAATTGATTTTTCAAGTCCCCAACAATTAATCAATGATTTATCAACCTCTCTCTTTGGTGGGGGATATGGGGATAAACTCTTTCCTTCGACGATACAAGTGAATCCAAATTTTACAGGAGCTATTTCTTATCAGGGATTGGATTATGTTAGTTTGGAAGGGGAATTTGGTGATACTTTTTCTCAATTAGCTTATTGGTCCTATAACATTATGGTTAGTAAAAATCTTCCTATTGAGCTGTGGCTTGAGTATGAAAAACAAGGTAATTGTGAGTTACGATTGGTCATTCGTAAAATATGGAGTGGTTCTGTTGATGATGTTTTTGAAGAGACAATAGTGACCGAAAATGACCTAGAGAATGCACTCATTATGGAAAATAAAGAGGGAGATTGCTATCTCGCAATATCTGTAGAAGCAAGAGGCCATGGAACTATCAAACTGGGTAATCTTCACCAACGTTGGAGTCGAAAACAATTTGGTAAGTTTGTACTTGGTGGAAATATCCTACATGATTCCAAGCGAGATGAAATAAACTATTTCTTCCATCCAGGTAATTTTAAACCACCTTTGGCTGTCTATTTTGCAGGTTATCGACCCGCAGAAGGATTCGAGGGTTATTTTATGATGAAAAACCTAGGATGTCCCTTTATTTTATTTTCTGATCCACGTTTAGAAGGGGGAGCTTTTTATCTAGGAACCGATGAGCTAGAGGGAAAGGTCAAAGAGACGATTGCTCACTATCTTGATTATTTAGGTTTTGATCGTAAGGATTTGATTTTATCAGGCCTTTCTATGGGAACGTTTCCGGCTCTTTATTATGGTGCTTCTTTTGAACCTCATGCTATCATAGTTGGGAAGCCCTTGGCAAACTTAGGAACCATAGCTAGCCGTGGACGTTTGGACGCACCAGGTGTCTCTAACTTAGCTTTTGATTGTTTAATTCACCATACAGGTGGGACAAGTTGGCAAGATATGACAGAGCTGGACCAGCGTTTTTGGAAAATCTTTAAACAAGCAAATTTTTCAAAGACAACCTTTGGTTTGTCCTATATGAAGGATGAAGAAATGGATCCTCAGGCTTATGAGAAACTAGTTACTTATTTGTGTAATACAGGTGCAAAGATTTTGTCTAAAGGAACTGCTGGACGACACAATGATGATACAGATACCAATGTTGCTTGGTTTATCCACTTTTATCGGATGGTACTAGCAAGTGGTTTTGGAAGGGAGAAAGAATGA
- the asp1 gene encoding accessory Sec system protein Asp1, with the protein MYYFIPAWYGSERTWHTNITPWYFSHFRFEFDDTFHQIRIFQEQDIDSRLLVLAYQPHLRYFLHRHGVLETETYSIFDVMQDFQNPHTQVLSIRDIEWDNDCEFIYSPFTIIVQKNGKKFAKVEHGVEGFISDIQYFDPNGQVHMHYIMDDRGFVSSVIFFEDGQAAYQEYLNSKGVWQFREHLKEGGRVEINPIFGYRFKAFIYQNMGDLVAEFFENYLQNYVKDQDIFMLPSHPHHDQLVLDRLPRENPKLLSLFIGRNPQDTFRNLDLTFEKSDLILVDREDSLRLLQELYPERMHQFYHLSSFDTRLRLGRSQTKKESIIYYQLDFEQGIDNQALLQVLSFVSENKDTEVIFGAFAASQEQMNEVERIVESFIQENIQSENLGKAIDYGDAENPLEENQHQDLRLQFVNLNDELDLIKTLEFVRLIVDLNKQPHLYTQIAGISAGIPQINRVETVYVEHLKNGYLLSDVTEFSTAAHYYTDRLKEWNEALIYSIDKIKEHTGQQFLGKLEKWIEEVKNVKGT; encoded by the coding sequence ATGTATTATTTTATTCCAGCTTGGTATGGTTCAGAAAGAACATGGCATACCAATATCACTCCATGGTATTTTTCTCATTTTCGTTTTGAATTTGATGATACTTTTCATCAGATTCGGATTTTTCAAGAGCAAGATATAGATTCTCGTCTATTAGTATTAGCTTACCAGCCTCATTTGCGTTATTTTTTACATAGGCATGGGGTTTTGGAAACAGAAACATATTCTATTTTTGATGTTATGCAAGATTTTCAGAATCCCCATACCCAAGTTTTAAGCATTCGAGATATTGAGTGGGATAATGACTGTGAATTTATTTATAGTCCCTTTACGATTATCGTTCAAAAAAATGGGAAGAAATTTGCTAAGGTTGAACATGGGGTTGAAGGCTTCATCAGTGATATACAGTATTTTGATCCGAACGGTCAAGTACATATGCACTATATCATGGATGACCGTGGATTTGTATCGAGTGTTATCTTTTTTGAAGATGGGCAAGCGGCCTATCAAGAATATCTGAATTCCAAGGGAGTGTGGCAGTTTAGAGAGCATTTAAAAGAAGGTGGACGAGTAGAAATCAACCCAATTTTTGGTTATCGTTTTAAAGCGTTTATCTATCAAAATATGGGAGACTTGGTGGCAGAATTTTTTGAGAATTATCTGCAAAATTATGTGAAGGATCAGGATATTTTTATGCTTCCTTCTCATCCTCATCATGATCAGCTGGTCTTAGACCGTTTACCTAGAGAAAATCCGAAACTGTTGAGTCTTTTTATTGGGCGTAATCCTCAAGATACCTTTAGGAATTTAGATTTAACTTTTGAAAAATCTGATTTGATTTTGGTGGATAGAGAGGATAGTTTACGATTGTTGCAGGAGTTGTATCCTGAACGAATGCATCAATTTTATCATTTATCATCTTTTGACACCCGATTACGATTGGGACGAAGCCAAACTAAGAAAGAATCCATCATATATTATCAACTGGATTTTGAACAGGGGATTGATAATCAAGCTCTACTTCAAGTCTTGTCCTTTGTCTCTGAAAATAAGGATACTGAGGTGATTTTTGGAGCCTTTGCTGCTAGTCAGGAGCAAATGAATGAGGTTGAAAGGATTGTTGAGTCTTTCATCCAAGAAAACATTCAATCCGAAAATCTGGGAAAGGCAATTGATTATGGTGATGCAGAAAATCCTCTGGAAGAAAATCAACACCAAGACTTACGCTTACAGTTTGTCAACTTGAATGATGAGTTGGATTTGATTAAGACATTAGAGTTTGTTCGTTTGATTGTGGATCTTAATAAACAACCTCATCTCTATACTCAAATAGCGGGTATTAGTGCGGGAATTCCTCAGATTAATCGGGTTGAAACTGTTTATGTAGAACATTTGAAAAATGGCTATTTACTTTCAGATGTGACAGAGTTTTCAACGGCTGCACATTATTATACAGATAGATTAAAAGAATGGAATGAAGCTTTAATTTATTCGATTGATAAGATTAAGGAGCACACTGGACAACAATTTCTTGGGAAATTAGAGAAATGGATAGAGGAGGTTAAAAATGTCAAAGGAACTTAA